A window from Mycobacterium saskatchewanense encodes these proteins:
- a CDS encoding TetR/AcrR family transcriptional regulator, with product MGSGRPSPPSPPARGTRPPNRRQLIIEAAATLFCDKGYGNVSMGDVADAVAVGPSALYRHFRSKQALLVTVIEDALGTLDEALQGADASADLARVLARLVLDHRTVGVLWRREGRHLTEQDRKRLNRVARRIGDRLAQHIRTRRPEVTAPQADLLAWCALGVANSVSFHRLSMPEPGFTALLAELISVPMRADADSPGRAAGAEPGGALGARSRREAILSAGAALFAEKGFSGVSVDDIGAAVGIAGPSVYNHFASKTDILVAAMFRGNERLWMDFNRAVADARDASETLRRVVLSYQAFAFANPDLVEILITEAAHLPASDSHSARAAQRAYIDEWVHLARQPHPGWTVTEARIRVQAAQIMINDIVVMPRLRTREGVEAVLAGIAVALLGAGAAGT from the coding sequence ATGGGTAGCGGTCGGCCGTCCCCGCCCAGTCCACCAGCCCGGGGAACGCGGCCCCCAAACCGGCGCCAGCTGATCATCGAAGCGGCGGCAACGCTGTTCTGCGACAAGGGATACGGCAACGTTTCGATGGGCGACGTCGCCGACGCCGTCGCCGTCGGCCCGTCGGCGCTCTACCGGCACTTCCGGAGCAAACAGGCGCTGCTGGTCACGGTGATCGAGGACGCGCTGGGCACCCTGGATGAGGCCCTGCAGGGGGCTGACGCGTCGGCGGACCTGGCCCGAGTCCTGGCGCGCCTGGTGCTGGATCATCGCACCGTCGGCGTGCTCTGGCGGCGAGAAGGCCGCCACCTGACCGAGCAGGACCGCAAACGACTGAACCGGGTCGCCCGGCGGATCGGCGATCGACTCGCCCAACATATTCGAACCCGGCGACCCGAAGTGACGGCCCCGCAGGCCGACCTGCTGGCATGGTGTGCCCTCGGCGTCGCGAACAGCGTTTCCTTCCATCGTCTTTCGATGCCCGAACCGGGGTTCACGGCGCTGCTGGCCGAGTTGATCTCGGTGCCGATGCGCGCAGACGCCGACTCGCCGGGCCGGGCGGCCGGCGCAGAGCCCGGCGGCGCGCTGGGCGCCCGCTCGCGCAGGGAGGCGATCCTGTCGGCGGGCGCCGCGCTGTTCGCCGAGAAGGGCTTCTCGGGCGTCAGTGTCGACGACATCGGCGCCGCCGTCGGGATCGCCGGACCCAGCGTGTACAACCACTTCGCATCCAAGACCGACATCCTGGTGGCGGCCATGTTCCGCGGCAACGAGCGCCTCTGGATGGACTTCAACCGCGCCGTCGCCGACGCGCGGGACGCGTCGGAGACCCTGCGCCGGGTTGTGCTCAGCTACCAGGCCTTCGCGTTCGCCAACCCCGACCTCGTCGAGATCCTGATCACCGAGGCCGCGCATCTGCCGGCGTCCGACAGTCACAGCGCCAGGGCCGCGCAGCGCGCCTACATCGACGAATGGGTGCACCTGGCGCGACAACCGCACCCGGGCTGGACAGTCACCGAGGCCCGCATCCGGGTGCAGGCGGCCCAGATCATGATCAACGACATCGTGGTGATGCCGCGGCTGCGCACGCGGGAGGGAGTCGAGGCCGTGCTGGCCGGCATCGCGGTCGCACTGCTGGGCGCGGGTGCGGCCGGGACCTGA
- a CDS encoding long-chain-fatty-acid--CoA ligase: MQDTRTTETLAGFVERHAQQRPGDVAIRYGDQQWTWGDWASRIRRAAGALRLAGVERGQSVAFLDKNHPACLEILFAAASIGAVTTVVNWRVVGDEIVHVLQDSGARVLFVGAELHPAAEQAAARVPGLERVVVVGGDDDQYEALLAAAPPAATDAEVDETQTALVIYSSGTTGRPKGVLLSQRALVNHAANLAPAFPFAEGDANLVAMPLFHVGGIGYALFGIRAGVPTIMTREPDAAALLGAVRAGATHAFFVPPVIARFLDAGEAATAAMRGLRYIVYGAAPMPSPLLQQALATWPDMNFVQVYGQTELCGAVTALSNDDHRDPARPGLQLSAGKAVLGTEIRVVDPETGGEVPVGQPGEIWVRSNQNMSGYLNRAEATAETITEDDWVRTGDVGRLDADGYVYIEDRLKDMIITGGENVYGPEVESVLIEHPAVADAAVIGVPDDFWGESVKAIVVATAEVEAKDVIEFCRRHLAAYKCPRTVDFVASLPRNASGKILKTALREPYWRERGRAV, translated from the coding sequence ATGCAAGACACCCGCACAACGGAAACGCTCGCCGGGTTCGTCGAACGGCACGCGCAGCAGCGGCCCGGCGATGTAGCGATCCGCTACGGGGACCAGCAGTGGACCTGGGGCGACTGGGCGTCGCGGATCCGTCGGGCGGCCGGAGCGCTGCGGTTGGCCGGTGTGGAGCGCGGCCAGTCCGTGGCGTTCCTGGACAAGAACCACCCCGCCTGCCTTGAAATTCTCTTCGCCGCAGCCTCGATCGGCGCGGTGACGACGGTCGTCAATTGGCGGGTGGTGGGCGACGAGATCGTCCACGTCCTGCAGGACAGCGGCGCGCGGGTGCTGTTCGTCGGCGCCGAGTTGCATCCCGCCGCCGAGCAGGCGGCGGCTCGGGTCCCGGGCCTGGAACGCGTCGTCGTGGTGGGCGGGGACGACGATCAGTACGAGGCGTTGCTCGCCGCGGCGCCGCCCGCGGCGACCGACGCCGAGGTCGACGAGACCCAGACTGCGCTGGTGATCTACAGCTCCGGCACCACCGGGCGGCCGAAAGGCGTGCTGCTGAGTCAACGCGCGCTGGTCAATCACGCCGCCAACCTGGCGCCGGCATTTCCCTTCGCCGAGGGCGACGCGAACCTGGTGGCCATGCCGCTCTTCCATGTCGGCGGGATCGGTTACGCGCTGTTCGGCATCCGGGCGGGTGTTCCGACGATCATGACCCGCGAGCCGGACGCCGCGGCACTGCTCGGGGCGGTGCGAGCGGGCGCGACGCACGCGTTCTTCGTGCCGCCGGTGATCGCGCGATTCCTGGACGCCGGCGAGGCGGCGACCGCCGCGATGAGGGGCCTGCGCTACATCGTCTACGGCGCCGCGCCGATGCCCTCACCCCTACTGCAGCAAGCCCTCGCGACGTGGCCCGACATGAACTTCGTCCAGGTGTACGGGCAGACCGAACTGTGCGGCGCGGTGACGGCGCTGTCCAACGACGACCACCGCGACCCCGCGCGGCCCGGCTTGCAGCTGTCCGCCGGAAAGGCCGTGCTGGGCACCGAGATTCGGGTCGTCGACCCCGAGACGGGCGGCGAGGTGCCCGTCGGGCAACCTGGCGAGATCTGGGTGCGCAGCAACCAGAACATGAGCGGCTACCTGAACCGGGCCGAGGCGACCGCCGAGACGATCACCGAGGACGACTGGGTGCGCACCGGTGACGTCGGGCGCCTCGACGCGGACGGTTACGTCTACATCGAGGACCGGCTCAAGGACATGATCATCACCGGCGGCGAGAACGTGTACGGGCCCGAAGTGGAAAGCGTGCTCATCGAGCACCCGGCCGTCGCCGACGCGGCGGTCATCGGTGTGCCGGACGACTTCTGGGGCGAATCGGTCAAGGCGATCGTGGTGGCGACCGCCGAGGTCGAGGCGAAAGACGTCATCGAGTTCTGCCGCCGGCACCTGGCGGCCTACAAATGCCCGCGGACCGTCGACTTCGTGGCGTCGCTGCCCCGCAACGCGAGTGGCAAGATCCTCAAAACCGCACTGCGGGAACCGTATTGGCGAGAACGCGGGCGGGCGGTGTAG
- a CDS encoding acyl-CoA dehydrogenase family protein — MSATHRSPWVDDEVADLKQMAAKFFETEAVPNRERWERQKCVDRDFWLAAGRLGLLCASIPEEYGGGGGTLAHDFAVFEAQAECGDSGFGNHVHSGLVAHYLLAYGTEEQKLRWLPKMATGEYIGAIAMTEPGGGSDLKALRTTAIRDGDHYRLCGSKTFISNGASADLIVLVLKTDPSAGAKGVSLLVLETAGAEGFRVGRVLDKLGMKAQDTAELFFDDVRVPVGNLLGEEGAGYGYAMKQLAHERLVVAITGVSTLETAVAETIAYSKQRSAFGAALINLQHTRFELADCATIAKVARTFVDDCIVKHLRGELDAVTASMAKAWVTDMQCAVIDRCLQLFGGYGYMLEYPITRMYADSRAQRIYAGTNEVMKELVARSL; from the coding sequence GTGAGCGCGACGCATCGTTCCCCATGGGTCGACGACGAGGTCGCCGACCTCAAACAGATGGCGGCCAAGTTCTTCGAAACCGAAGCAGTCCCGAACCGGGAACGGTGGGAACGGCAGAAGTGCGTTGATCGTGACTTCTGGCTGGCCGCGGGCCGGTTGGGGCTGTTGTGCGCGTCGATCCCCGAGGAATACGGCGGGGGTGGCGGAACGTTGGCGCACGACTTCGCCGTCTTCGAGGCGCAGGCCGAGTGTGGCGACAGCGGCTTCGGTAACCATGTCCACAGCGGCTTGGTGGCGCACTACCTGCTCGCCTACGGAACGGAGGAGCAGAAGCTGCGGTGGCTGCCCAAGATGGCGACCGGCGAATACATCGGGGCGATCGCCATGACCGAGCCCGGTGGCGGCTCCGATCTCAAAGCCCTGCGCACCACCGCGATCCGCGACGGCGACCACTACCGGTTGTGCGGATCCAAGACCTTCATCTCCAACGGAGCCAGCGCCGACCTGATCGTCCTCGTGCTCAAGACCGACCCGTCCGCCGGCGCCAAGGGCGTCTCGCTGCTGGTCCTGGAAACCGCCGGCGCCGAGGGGTTCCGGGTGGGACGCGTGCTGGACAAGCTGGGCATGAAGGCTCAGGACACCGCGGAGCTGTTCTTTGACGACGTGCGCGTTCCCGTCGGCAATCTGCTCGGGGAGGAGGGCGCCGGGTACGGCTATGCGATGAAGCAGCTCGCCCACGAGCGCCTGGTCGTTGCGATCACGGGGGTGTCGACGCTCGAGACCGCGGTCGCGGAAACCATCGCCTACAGCAAACAGCGATCCGCCTTCGGGGCGGCCCTGATCAACCTGCAGCACACGCGCTTCGAGCTCGCGGACTGCGCGACCATCGCGAAAGTGGCGCGCACGTTCGTCGACGACTGCATCGTCAAGCACCTGCGCGGCGAACTCGACGCCGTCACGGCGTCGATGGCCAAGGCGTGGGTCACCGACATGCAATGCGCGGTCATCGACCGGTGCCTGCAGCTGTTCGGCGGCTACGGGTACATGCTCGAGTACCCGATCACCCGGATGTACGCCGATTCGCGGGCGCAACGAATCTACGCCGGCACCAACGAAGTCATGAAAGAGTTGGTCGCGCGTTCGCTGTGA
- a CDS encoding SDR family NAD(P)-dependent oxidoreductase, producing the protein MGTLDNKVAIVSGSGRGIGREIAVKLAGEGARVVVNDLDADPAAETIAAIEAVGGKAVTCVGSVTDAGFGERFVQTAVDTFGGLDIIVNNAGYTWDSVIQKMTDEQWDAILDVHLKAPFHILRAAQPVISGLVKSAKASGEPVPCRKVVNISSLAGVGGNVGQANYSSAKAGILGLTKALAKEWGRYNVTVNAVAFGFIKTRLTEAAAGGSTITVQGREIEVGVNPGLLAAMEQLIPLGRAGTPAEAAGAVYLLCTPESDYVSAQTLVCGGGVNI; encoded by the coding sequence ATGGGAACTCTGGACAACAAGGTCGCGATCGTGTCCGGCTCGGGCCGGGGCATCGGTCGCGAAATCGCCGTCAAGCTGGCCGGCGAAGGGGCGCGCGTCGTGGTGAACGACCTCGACGCCGACCCGGCCGCGGAGACCATTGCCGCCATCGAGGCGGTCGGCGGCAAAGCCGTCACCTGCGTCGGCAGTGTCACCGACGCCGGGTTCGGGGAACGGTTCGTGCAGACCGCCGTCGACACGTTCGGCGGCCTGGACATCATCGTCAACAACGCGGGCTACACCTGGGACTCGGTGATCCAGAAGATGACCGACGAGCAGTGGGACGCGATCCTGGACGTGCACCTCAAGGCGCCGTTCCACATCCTGCGGGCCGCGCAACCGGTCATCAGCGGACTTGTCAAGAGTGCCAAGGCATCCGGCGAACCGGTGCCGTGCCGCAAAGTGGTCAACATCTCGTCACTGGCCGGCGTGGGCGGCAACGTGGGGCAGGCCAACTACTCGTCGGCCAAGGCCGGCATCCTCGGCCTCACCAAGGCCCTGGCCAAGGAGTGGGGCCGCTACAACGTCACGGTCAACGCGGTGGCATTCGGATTCATCAAAACCCGGCTCACCGAGGCCGCGGCCGGCGGGAGCACGATCACCGTCCAGGGCCGGGAGATCGAGGTCGGGGTCAACCCGGGCCTGCTCGCCGCGATGGAACAACTGATCCCCCTGGGCCGGGCCGGCACCCCCGCCGAGGCGGCCGGTGCCGTGTACCTGCTGTGCACGCCAGAATCGGACTACGTCAGCGCGCAGACCCTGGTCTGCGGCGGCGGAGTGAACATCTAG
- a CDS encoding acyl-CoA synthetase: protein MYLTQSLHRLLQQCPDMPLTVFADRQRTVRESADRIARLAGALRALGVRRGDRVAFLGLNSDRYHEYLYAVPWADAALNPVNIRWSPVEIAYSLVDSQTTVLLVDDAFAAAVPQVLAAGAELSTLVYCGEGTCPPGMLDYESLIAGSEPVPDARRGGDELLGIFYTGGTTGHPKGVMLSHANVLTSALGSLATGRFLTDRGRILHAAPLFHLAAIGMWIAGSVAGSTHVMVPSFTPAGVAKAISDHRVTDTLLVPTMVQMLIDHPDAAGFDLTSLRHLIYGASPISEALVERAQKAFPTTGLAQAYGMTELAPAATFLAPSDHDDPALQRSAGRALPHVEVRVVDANDNELPAGEIGEVVVRGANVMLGYWNRPTETAATVRDGWMHTGDMARMDERGYLFIIDRLKDMIITGGENVFSAEVENALAGHPAVAASAVIGVPDERWGERVHAVIVLHPGGETTEASIQEHCRALIAGYKVPRSMEFVTELPISGAGKVLKRELRERYRGPAGDR from the coding sequence ATGTATCTGACCCAGTCGCTGCACCGCTTGCTGCAACAGTGTCCCGACATGCCGCTGACGGTGTTCGCGGACCGCCAGCGCACGGTGCGGGAATCCGCTGATCGCATCGCGCGGCTGGCCGGCGCGCTCCGGGCGCTGGGGGTGCGCCGCGGCGACCGGGTGGCGTTCCTGGGTCTCAATTCCGACCGCTACCACGAGTACCTGTATGCGGTGCCCTGGGCCGACGCCGCGCTCAACCCGGTCAACATCCGGTGGAGCCCGGTCGAAATCGCCTACTCGCTGGTGGATTCGCAAACCACGGTGCTGCTGGTCGACGACGCGTTCGCGGCGGCCGTCCCGCAGGTGCTCGCGGCGGGCGCCGAGCTGTCCACGCTCGTGTACTGCGGGGAGGGGACGTGCCCCCCGGGGATGCTCGACTACGAGTCGCTCATCGCCGGCTCGGAACCGGTGCCGGACGCCCGGCGTGGCGGTGACGAGCTGCTCGGCATCTTCTACACCGGCGGCACGACCGGGCACCCCAAGGGGGTGATGCTGAGCCACGCCAACGTGCTGACCTCGGCGTTGGGCAGCCTGGCGACCGGTCGGTTCCTGACCGACCGGGGCCGAATCCTGCACGCCGCGCCCCTGTTTCATCTGGCGGCGATCGGCATGTGGATCGCCGGCAGCGTCGCCGGGTCGACCCACGTCATGGTGCCGTCGTTCACGCCCGCCGGTGTCGCGAAGGCGATCAGCGACCACCGGGTCACCGACACCCTGCTGGTGCCGACGATGGTCCAGATGCTGATCGATCACCCGGACGCCGCCGGCTTCGATCTGACCTCGCTGCGGCACCTCATCTACGGCGCCTCGCCGATCTCCGAGGCGCTCGTCGAGCGGGCCCAAAAGGCCTTCCCCACAACGGGGTTGGCTCAGGCCTATGGAATGACCGAGCTGGCCCCGGCGGCCACCTTCCTGGCGCCCTCCGACCACGACGACCCGGCGCTGCAGCGATCGGCCGGCCGGGCGCTCCCGCACGTCGAAGTGCGAGTCGTCGACGCCAACGACAACGAGCTGCCCGCCGGAGAGATCGGGGAGGTGGTCGTGCGCGGCGCCAACGTCATGCTCGGCTACTGGAACCGGCCCACCGAGACCGCGGCGACCGTCCGCGACGGCTGGATGCACACCGGCGACATGGCGCGCATGGACGAGCGGGGCTACCTGTTCATCATCGACCGCCTCAAGGACATGATCATCACCGGCGGCGAGAACGTCTTCTCGGCGGAGGTGGAGAACGCCTTGGCCGGCCATCCCGCCGTCGCCGCCTCGGCGGTCATCGGCGTGCCCGACGAGAGGTGGGGGGAACGCGTCCACGCGGTCATCGTGTTGCACCCCGGCGGTGAGACCACCGAGGCGTCGATCCAGGAGCACTGCCGGGCCCTCATCGCCGGGTACAAGGTCCCGCGCAGCATGGAATTCGTCACCGAGTTGCCCATTTCAGGTGCGGGTAAAGTTCTCAAGCGTGAGCTGCGGGAACGCTATCGGGGCCCCGCCGGCGACCGCTGA